A region of Paractinoplanes abujensis DNA encodes the following proteins:
- a CDS encoding rhamnulokinase yields MRTFAAVDLGASSGRVMVGRVHDKGLKLEETHRFANEPVRTRSLHWDILGLYREVLKGIEKAGPVDSIGIDSWAVDYGLLDAGGALLGNPVHYRDSRTDNVRLDISDEQLYEINGLQKLPFNTIYQLAAAQETPQFAMARQMLLIPDLLAYWLTGEIGAEYTNASTTGLLDVRTREWSAPLTSGLGLSLPPIRRPGETIGEYEKAKVVAVGSHDTASAVVGVPADGENFAYISCGTWSLVGLELTHPVLGPESRKANFTNEGGVDGTIRYLRNVMGLWPLQECMREWGSPDIGDLLRQASREKPVLIDIDDPAFLPPGNMAERVARAAGLPADTSPARLTRCIVDSLALAHKKAVEQAQELSGRHVDAVHIVGGGARNELLCQLTADACGLPVLAGPVEATALGNLLVQARAAGVIEGDLAALRSVLRDTQQVVRYNPAGR; encoded by the coding sequence ATGAGGACCTTCGCCGCGGTCGACCTCGGCGCGTCCAGCGGGCGCGTCATGGTCGGCCGCGTTCACGACAAAGGCCTGAAGCTGGAGGAAACGCATCGGTTCGCCAACGAGCCGGTGCGCACCCGGAGTCTGCACTGGGACATCTTGGGCCTCTATCGCGAAGTGCTGAAGGGAATCGAGAAGGCGGGCCCGGTCGACAGCATCGGGATCGACTCCTGGGCGGTCGACTACGGCCTGCTCGACGCCGGCGGTGCATTGCTCGGCAATCCCGTGCACTATCGCGACAGCCGCACCGACAATGTGCGGCTCGACATCTCCGACGAGCAGCTGTACGAGATCAACGGCCTGCAGAAACTGCCGTTCAACACGATCTATCAGCTGGCCGCCGCGCAGGAGACGCCGCAATTCGCGATGGCCCGGCAGATGCTGCTCATCCCCGATCTGCTGGCCTATTGGCTGACCGGCGAGATCGGCGCCGAGTACACCAACGCGTCGACCACCGGGCTGCTCGACGTGCGTACGCGGGAATGGTCTGCGCCTTTGACCTCGGGGCTGGGACTGAGCCTGCCGCCGATCCGCCGACCGGGCGAGACGATCGGCGAGTACGAAAAAGCGAAAGTCGTGGCGGTCGGCTCGCACGACACCGCGTCGGCGGTCGTGGGGGTGCCCGCCGACGGGGAGAACTTCGCATACATCTCGTGCGGCACGTGGTCGCTGGTCGGGCTCGAACTGACGCACCCGGTGCTCGGCCCGGAATCGCGGAAAGCCAACTTCACCAACGAGGGCGGCGTCGACGGCACGATCCGTTATCTGCGCAATGTGATGGGACTCTGGCCGCTGCAGGAATGCATGCGCGAATGGGGTTCGCCCGACATCGGTGACCTGTTGCGGCAGGCGTCGCGGGAGAAGCCGGTGCTGATCGACATCGACGACCCGGCCTTCCTGCCGCCCGGAAACATGGCCGAGCGCGTCGCCCGGGCGGCCGGGTTGCCCGCGGACACCAGCCCGGCCCGGCTGACCCGGTGCATCGTGGACAGTCTGGCGCTGGCTCACAAGAAGGCAGTGGAGCAGGCCCAGGAGCTCTCCGGCCGGCACGTCGACGCGGTGCACATCGTCGGCGGCGGCGCCCGCAACGAGCTGTTGTGCCAGCTCACCGCGGACGCCTGCGGGCTGCCGGTGCTGGCCGGCCCGGTCGAGGCCACCGCGCTCGGCAACCTGCTGGTGCAGGCGCGCGCGGCCGGGGTGATCGAGGGCGACCTGGCGGCGCTGCGCTCGGTTCTGCGCGACACTCAGCAGGTGGTCCGGTACAACCCCGCAGGGAGGTAA
- a CDS encoding bifunctional aldolase/short-chain dehydrogenase, producing MTNPAVRDLLERSNRLGADPRNTNYAGGNTSAKGTETDPVTGEPADLLWVKGSGGDLGTLTENGLAVLRLDRLRALTGTYPGVEREDEMVAAFDYCLHGRGGAAPSIDTAMHGLVEVAHVDHLHPDSGIAIATAADGPALTKEIFGDRVLWVPWRRPGFQLGLDIAAVQKANPQAIGVVLGGHGITAWGATSEECERNSVEIIERAARYLEQNGRRDPFGAAVVESLSKTERDERAAALFPVLRGLASTDRAQVGHYTDSDVVLDFVNSERLGELAEKGTSCPDHFLRTKVKPMVLDTAPGAPLDEVVARAKELHEAYRADYRGYYDRHATADSPAIRGADPAIVLVPGVGMFSFGANKQTARVAGEFYVNAINVMRGAESVSTYAPIDEAEKFRIEYWALEEAKLQRMPKPKPLATRIAYVTGGGSGIGRAIALRLAAEGACVVVADRDAEAAQRTADEIGGSDVALAVTADVTSADSIKASLREAVTTFGGVDLVVNNAGLSISKPLLETTEQDWDLQHDVMAKGSFLVSREAARILVAQGLGGDIIYISSKNSIFAGPNNVAYGATKADQAHQVRLLAAELGAYGVRVNGINPDGVVRGSGIFAGGWGAKRAAVYGVPEEKLGEYYAQRTLLKREVLPEHVANAVFALTGGDLTHTTGLHIPVDAGVAAAFLR from the coding sequence ATGACGAACCCCGCAGTGCGTGACCTCCTCGAGCGCAGCAACCGGCTGGGCGCCGACCCGCGCAACACCAATTACGCAGGTGGCAACACCTCGGCCAAGGGCACCGAGACCGACCCGGTCACCGGCGAGCCGGCCGATCTGTTGTGGGTCAAGGGCTCCGGGGGCGACCTCGGCACCCTCACCGAGAACGGCCTGGCCGTGCTCCGCCTGGACCGGCTGCGGGCCCTCACCGGCACCTACCCGGGCGTCGAGCGCGAGGACGAAATGGTCGCCGCGTTCGACTATTGCCTGCACGGCCGGGGTGGCGCGGCCCCGTCGATCGACACCGCGATGCACGGCCTGGTCGAGGTCGCGCACGTCGATCACCTGCACCCCGACTCGGGCATCGCGATCGCCACCGCGGCCGACGGGCCGGCGCTGACCAAGGAGATCTTCGGCGACCGGGTGCTGTGGGTGCCGTGGCGCCGGCCCGGCTTCCAGCTAGGGCTCGACATCGCCGCCGTGCAGAAGGCCAACCCGCAGGCCATCGGCGTCGTCCTGGGCGGGCACGGGATCACGGCGTGGGGCGCGACCAGCGAGGAGTGCGAGCGCAACTCGGTCGAGATCATCGAGCGGGCCGCGCGCTATCTGGAGCAGAACGGTCGCCGCGATCCGTTCGGCGCTGCGGTCGTCGAATCGCTGTCCAAAACGGAGCGGGACGAGCGGGCGGCCGCCCTCTTCCCGGTTCTGCGGGGTCTCGCGTCCACCGATCGCGCGCAAGTCGGACACTATACGGACAGTGACGTCGTGCTCGACTTCGTGAACAGCGAGCGCCTCGGCGAGCTGGCCGAGAAGGGCACCTCCTGCCCCGACCACTTCCTGCGCACCAAGGTCAAGCCGATGGTGCTGGACACCGCGCCCGGCGCCCCGCTCGACGAGGTCGTGGCCCGGGCCAAGGAGCTGCACGAGGCGTACCGCGCGGACTACCGCGGCTACTACGACCGGCACGCCACGGCGGACAGCCCGGCCATCCGCGGCGCCGACCCGGCCATCGTGCTGGTGCCCGGCGTGGGCATGTTCTCGTTCGGGGCCAACAAGCAGACCGCGCGGGTGGCCGGCGAGTTCTACGTCAACGCGATCAACGTGATGCGCGGCGCCGAGTCGGTGTCGACGTACGCGCCGATCGACGAGGCCGAGAAGTTCCGGATCGAGTACTGGGCGCTCGAGGAGGCCAAGCTTCAGCGCATGCCCAAGCCGAAGCCGCTGGCGACCCGGATCGCGTACGTGACCGGTGGCGGCTCGGGCATCGGCCGCGCGATCGCCCTGCGCCTGGCCGCCGAGGGCGCTTGCGTGGTCGTCGCCGACCGGGACGCGGAAGCCGCGCAGCGGACAGCGGACGAGATCGGCGGCAGCGACGTCGCCCTCGCCGTGACCGCTGATGTGACCAGCGCCGACTCGATCAAGGCCTCCCTGCGGGAAGCGGTCACCACGTTCGGCGGCGTCGACCTGGTCGTCAACAACGCCGGCCTGTCCATCTCGAAGCCGCTGCTGGAAACGACCGAGCAGGACTGGGACCTGCAGCACGACGTGATGGCCAAGGGCTCGTTCCTGGTGTCCCGCGAGGCCGCCCGCATCCTGGTCGCGCAGGGCCTGGGCGGCGACATCATCTACATCTCCAGCAAGAACTCGATCTTCGCCGGGCCCAACAACGTGGCGTACGGCGCGACCAAGGCCGACCAGGCCCACCAGGTGCGCCTGCTCGCGGCCGAGCTGGGGGCTTACGGCGTACGGGTCAACGGCATCAACCCGGACGGTGTGGTGCGCGGGTCCGGCATCTTCGCGGGCGGCTGGGGCGCCAAGCGGGCCGCGGTCTACGGCGTGCCGGAGGAGAAGCTGGGCGAGTACTACGCGCAGCGCACCCTGCTCAAGCGGGAGGTGCTGCCGGAGCACGTGGCCAACGCGGTGTTCGCGCTGACCGGGGGCGACCTCACCCACACGACCGGCCTGCACATCCCGGTCGACGCCGGCGTGGCCGCGGCCTTCCTGCGGTGA
- a CDS encoding roadblock/LC7 domain-containing protein, translated as MQPSDPFQAVRAEIAALRHQVTGVRGCVIAGVDGLLILHDTVAGPEPHDIAALAAGAHGISRTCGAALNQGTFQEVTIRNQGGYLSVYAVGDLALLAVIGDSGLNIARLHLEARPVTTRLGSLLRIQTVEPSGYFS; from the coding sequence GTGCAACCCTCCGACCCGTTCCAGGCCGTCCGCGCCGAAATCGCTGCCCTGCGGCACCAGGTCACCGGGGTACGCGGCTGCGTCATCGCCGGAGTCGACGGCCTGCTGATCCTGCACGACACCGTGGCCGGCCCCGAACCTCACGACATCGCCGCCCTGGCCGCGGGCGCCCACGGCATCAGCCGCACCTGCGGGGCCGCCCTCAACCAGGGCACGTTCCAAGAAGTGACGATCCGCAACCAGGGCGGCTACCTGTCCGTCTACGCCGTGGGCGACCTCGCCCTGCTGGCCGTGATCGGCGACAGCGGGCTGAACATCGCCCGCCTGCACCTGGAGGCGCGCCCCGTCACCACCCGACTGGGCAGCCTGCTCCGCATCCAGACCGTGGAACCGTCGGGCTACTTCAGCTAG
- a CDS encoding LacI family DNA-binding transcriptional regulator: protein MLNGRTPSVKDVAAAAGVSLGTVSNVMNRPEVVSARTRERVERAMAELGFVRNESARQLRAGTSRTLAYVMLDGTNPFFHDVAQGIENAAEDADLSLFICNSNSRSAREEVHLDRLLQQRVQGILITPVDPAAAHLDELSRRGVPLVIVDRVRGADSCCSVSVDDVLGGRIAVEHLAEQGHTRVAFVGGPDSLGQVGERLQGAREIWQSLGRDPDDLIYLPTEALTVAEGRSAGERLAGLPARRRPTAAFCANDLLALGLLQQSIGAGLRVPDDLAIVGFDDIEFAAAAAVPLTSVRQPRQELGRAAAHLVLDEATNPDHRHQQLQFTPELVARSSTVSRGRAL from the coding sequence GTGCTGAACGGCAGGACGCCGTCCGTCAAGGATGTGGCCGCGGCCGCCGGTGTCTCGCTGGGCACCGTCTCCAACGTGATGAACCGCCCCGAAGTGGTGAGCGCACGCACCCGTGAGCGGGTCGAGCGGGCCATGGCCGAGCTGGGTTTCGTACGCAACGAATCAGCCCGCCAGTTGCGAGCCGGCACGAGCCGCACCCTGGCGTACGTGATGCTCGACGGCACCAACCCGTTCTTCCACGACGTGGCGCAGGGCATCGAAAACGCCGCCGAGGACGCCGACTTGTCGCTGTTCATCTGCAACAGCAACAGTCGCTCGGCCCGCGAAGAGGTGCACCTCGACCGGCTGCTCCAGCAGCGGGTGCAAGGCATCCTGATCACCCCCGTCGACCCGGCCGCGGCCCACCTCGACGAGCTCTCCCGGCGCGGCGTCCCCCTGGTGATCGTCGACCGGGTGCGCGGCGCCGACAGCTGCTGCTCGGTCTCCGTCGACGACGTGCTGGGTGGCCGCATCGCGGTCGAACACCTGGCCGAGCAGGGGCACACCCGGGTCGCTTTCGTGGGCGGCCCCGACTCGCTGGGCCAAGTGGGGGAACGTCTGCAAGGCGCCCGCGAGATCTGGCAGTCACTCGGCCGCGACCCCGACGACCTGATCTACCTGCCGACCGAAGCGCTGACCGTGGCCGAGGGCCGTTCGGCGGGGGAGCGGCTGGCCGGCCTGCCCGCGCGGCGCCGCCCCACGGCCGCGTTCTGCGCCAACGACCTGCTCGCGTTGGGCCTGCTGCAACAAAGCATCGGGGCCGGCCTGCGCGTCCCCGACGACCTGGCCATCGTCGGCTTCGACGACATCGAGTTCGCCGCGGCGGCCGCCGTGCCGCTGACCTCGGTCCGCCAGCCCCGCCAGGAACTGGGCCGCGCCGCGGCGCACCTGGTATTGGACGAGGCCACAAACCCGGATCACCGGCACCAGCAGCTGCAGTTCACGCCGGAACTGGTCGCCCGCTCGTCCACGGTCAGCCGGGGGCGCGCCCTCTGA